A stretch of the Panicum virgatum strain AP13 chromosome 9N, P.virgatum_v5, whole genome shotgun sequence genome encodes the following:
- the LOC120689056 gene encoding transcription initiation factor TFIID subunit 4-like, which translates to MALLSATSPAKASFLALLFCLDEPQQNPLLALGAGGGRRHRRAGVRAGGAAQGLAPRAPLARDPPQLELRRGRAGRGRAGQGARPLLRHHEEEAAEEGSGPRARPAPVAGARVAGALLGAARTTGSAGKMDGSAPPCWPRGPGCSGRSKGTPPPGLQREATAARRALRPAGRRLRPHARLGAPVRPARGAQGPQRGPPPGPGAPASATPREPLRCRTPWLPPLPSLCSRAPGPLGPPAAAACALGPLLAAAVAAPPARRGPSAGGA; encoded by the exons ATGGCGCTGCTCTCCGCCACCTCCCCCGCCAAGGCATCCTTCTTGGCGCTCCTCTTCTGCCTCGACGAGCCGCAACAGAATCCGCTCCTAGCCCTGGGTGCTGGTGGCGGGCGGCGACATCGGCGGGCTGGTGTTCGcgctggcggcgcggcgcaaGGG CTCGCCCCGCGGGCCCCGCTCGCGCGAGATCCGCCGCAGTTggagctccgccgtggccgcgcaGGCCGAGGCCGCGCCGGGCAGGGCGCTCGTCCCCTGCTCCGCCAccacgaggaggaggcggcagaggaggGCTCGGGGCCCAGGGCGAGGCCGGCGCCAGTGGCTGGGGCGCGGGTGGCCGGCGCTCTGCTGggggcggcgaggacgacggggtCGGCGGGGAAGATGGACGGCTCGGCTCCTCCCTGCTGGCCCCGCGGCCCGGGCTGCTCCGGCCGAAGCAAGGGCACGCCGCCACCGGGGCTGCAGAgagaggcgacggcggcgaggcgggcccTGCGCCCCGCCGGACGCCGTCTTCGCCCACACGCTCGGCTGGGCGCGCCCGTGCGCCCAGCTCGGGGAGCACAAGGGCCACAgcgaggcccgccgccggggccgggcgcgccggcctccgccacccCGCGCGAACCTCTGCGCTGCCGCAcgccatggctgccgccgctgccatccCTCTGCTCGCGCGCGCCAGGGCCGCtcggcccgcccgccgccgcagcttgcGCGCTCGgcccgctgctcgccgccgccgtggccgctccgcccgcccgccgtggcCCCTCCGCCGGTGGCGCCTAG